A region from the Aegilops tauschii subsp. strangulata cultivar AL8/78 chromosome 5, Aet v6.0, whole genome shotgun sequence genome encodes:
- the LOC109743358 gene encoding uncharacterized protein, producing the protein MKGSREGDPICISDSEGYAEASVFDSWWIRRVKSELGTMIGERIGHEVYMKRENADSWNSVLEKEQILETYFAQLQKS; encoded by the exons ATGAAAGGGTCGAGGGAAGGCGATCCGATATGCATCAGTGACAGCGAAG GATACGCTGAAGCATCTGTATTTGATAGCTGGTGGATCAGAAGGGTGAAGTCTGAACTTGGTACCATGATCGGAGAGCGTATTGGTCATGAG gtttacatgaagagggagaatgctgacagctggaattctgtgctggaaaaggagcaaatattagagacctattttgcacaactccaaaagtcctga